One Longimicrobiaceae bacterium genomic window carries:
- a CDS encoding ABC transporter permease: protein MSEILIVLAREFRERVRTRGFVLTTLLFPVFIGALTLLPAMSGGGGERRLVVVDEAPAGIGEYVVQSLSRPPAEGDRDAYTYHLERVEGPLDAVRGELSRRVLAEEIDGYLYLPAGVVEGNEIELRARNVANFQVERDVRVAVSQAVQAARMREQGLDVTEVSSLLRPVKVQTLRVTQQGDSAESGRSSFLLGYLLGFMVYALVLLYGINVMRSVLEEKTNRIAEVIVSSMKATHLMAGKILGVGAVALLQVSIWGAIAALAVARSGGIANRLGLPADTLGDFRVEPWILASALGFFVLGFLLYAALFAAVGAAVNSEQEAQQFQTVALLPLIAPLLFLRQVITDPLGPTATALGMIPFTAPVTMPMRLAAAAVPDWQVAVSLAGTFLAVLLMAWVAGKIYRIGILSTGKKPTLRELGHWLRAA from the coding sequence GTGTCTGAGATACTGATCGTCCTCGCGCGCGAGTTCAGGGAGCGGGTCCGGACCCGCGGGTTCGTGCTCACCACCCTCCTCTTCCCCGTTTTCATCGGGGCGCTGACCCTCCTCCCGGCGATGTCGGGCGGGGGCGGCGAGCGGAGGCTGGTGGTGGTGGACGAGGCCCCGGCGGGGATCGGCGAGTACGTGGTGCAGAGCCTATCCCGGCCCCCGGCGGAGGGGGACCGTGACGCGTACACCTACCACCTGGAGCGGGTTGAAGGGCCGCTGGACGCGGTGCGCGGGGAGCTGAGCCGGCGGGTGCTCGCCGAGGAGATCGACGGCTACCTCTACCTCCCGGCGGGGGTGGTGGAGGGGAACGAGATCGAGCTGCGGGCGCGCAACGTCGCCAACTTCCAGGTGGAGCGCGACGTCCGGGTGGCCGTCTCTCAGGCGGTCCAGGCCGCCCGCATGCGCGAGCAGGGGCTGGACGTCACCGAGGTGTCGTCGCTCCTGCGGCCGGTGAAGGTCCAGACGCTCCGCGTGACCCAGCAGGGGGACTCGGCCGAGAGCGGGCGGTCCAGCTTCCTCCTGGGCTACCTCCTGGGGTTCATGGTCTACGCGCTGGTGCTCCTCTACGGGATCAACGTCATGCGCAGCGTGCTGGAGGAGAAGACCAACCGCATCGCGGAGGTGATCGTCAGCTCCATGAAGGCCACGCACCTGATGGCCGGCAAGATCCTGGGCGTGGGCGCGGTGGCCCTGCTGCAGGTTTCCATCTGGGGCGCAATCGCGGCGCTCGCCGTCGCCCGCTCCGGGGGAATCGCGAACCGCCTGGGCCTCCCCGCCGACACGCTCGGCGACTTCCGGGTGGAACCGTGGATCCTCGCCTCGGCGCTGGGCTTCTTCGTCCTGGGCTTCCTCCTCTATGCCGCGCTCTTCGCGGCGGTGGGCGCGGCGGTCAACAGCGAGCAGGAGGCGCAGCAGTTCCAGACGGTGGCCCTCCTCCCGCTCATCGCCCCGCTCCTCTTCCTCCGCCAGGTGATCACCGACCCGCTGGGCCCTACCGCCACCGCGCTCGGCATGATCCCCTTCACCGCGCCGGTCACCATGCCCATGCGCCTGGCCGCCGCCGCCGTCCCCGACTGGCAGGTCGCGGTCTCCCTGGCCGGCACCTTCCTGGCCGTGCTGCTCATGGCCTGGGTGGCCGGGAAGATCTACCGGATCGGGATCCTCAGCACCGGGAAGAAGCCCACGCTGCGGGAGCTGGGGCACTGGCTCCGGGCGGCATGA